Proteins from one Patescibacteria group bacterium genomic window:
- a CDS encoding DNA-directed RNA polymerase subunit beta, with product MPQVKTSTSRKYFTDLREAIPLTDLIEVQKKSYDWFFREGLKELFEEISPIKDFIGRDLELYFQDYYLDEPKFDEVKAKDKNITFEAPLRVNIRLVNKRTSEVKEQEIYLGDFPLMTDRGTFIINGVERVVVSQLIRSAGVFFTSSVMRGRKYYGAKLIPNRGAWLEIETDVNNVIYVKIDRKRKVPITALLRAFGYFTDEEITDLFKDVDTHPEVKFIKATINKDISTNEAEGLKEIYRRIRPGDLATTENARSLIHSMFFDFDRYDFGRVGRYKINSRFALDIPNNKNTRVLRKEDLILVVKEIIKLNLSQEDADDIDHLGNRRVRAIGELVQNRFRIGLARMERIVKDRMSTLDMTSITPNQLINARPVIGVIKEFFMSSQLSQFMDQVNPLAELEHKRRLSAMGPGGLSRERAGFEVRDVHRTHYGRICPIATPEGPNIGLVGHLASYAKVNDFGFIETPFRRVLHDIDNDPKVTTDKIAREDIKTPDGKKTIVGAGQTITASVAKELAKHTEIEIVPIKPLVTNEIVYFDAFEEERYNTAAATTPIDEKGYFINDYSEIRVKGNPTYDKVERIDLLDVAPNQIISIATSLIPFLEHDDAVRALMGTNMQRQAVSVIRPQAPVVGTGVEAKAAMDSGQVIVVKDDGEVTYVDSRRIEVSNKKGETIIYNLNKFSRSNTSTSMNQHPIVDKGQKVKKGEVIADGAATDQGELALGQNMLVAYMTWDGGNYEDAILISERVVKNDNYTSISIEDYSIDIRDTKLGPEVVTRDIPNVSEEKLKDLDREGVVRIGANVSSGDILVGKITPKGETELSAEEKLLRAIFGEKAKDVRDTSLYLKHGERGKVIGVKVFSRDKGDKLPAGVIKTIQITIAQLRRVQVGDKMAGRHGNKGVISRVVPIEDMPFLADGTPVDIILNPLGVISRMNLGQLLETHLGLAARTAGYKVASPALNGVSEEIIRGELAKAGWPEDGKLQLYDGRTGQPFDNKTTVGVAYMLKLNHLVEDKIHQRSIGPYSLVTQQPLGGKAQFGGQRFGEMEVWALEAYGAASTLQEMITIKSDDVPGRSKAYESIIKGEPIKRLNIPESFNVLVRELKGLGLEVELVGEREAKIEDVDRETQEILKEEAPVVADLSLSEEVASESEK from the coding sequence ATGCCCCAAGTAAAAACTTCTACTTCGCGCAAGTATTTTACTGATCTGCGTGAAGCCATTCCTTTGACGGACCTTATTGAGGTTCAGAAAAAGTCCTATGACTGGTTTTTTAGAGAAGGACTAAAAGAACTTTTTGAGGAAATCTCTCCAATCAAAGATTTTATTGGTCGTGATCTTGAGCTTTATTTTCAAGACTACTATTTGGACGAGCCAAAATTTGACGAAGTCAAAGCCAAAGATAAAAATATTACTTTTGAGGCTCCACTGCGAGTCAACATAAGGCTGGTCAACAAAAGAACCAGCGAAGTCAAAGAACAAGAAATATATTTGGGAGATTTTCCATTGATGACTGATCGCGGTACTTTTATTATCAATGGTGTAGAACGTGTAGTTGTTTCTCAGCTTATCAGAAGTGCTGGTGTGTTTTTTACATCTTCGGTCATGCGTGGTCGCAAATACTATGGAGCCAAGCTTATACCAAATCGTGGTGCTTGGTTGGAAATTGAGACTGATGTCAACAATGTCATTTACGTAAAGATAGATAGAAAAAGAAAAGTACCTATCACCGCACTCTTGCGCGCCTTTGGGTATTTTACCGATGAAGAAATAACAGATTTATTTAAAGATGTTGACACTCACCCAGAGGTAAAATTTATCAAGGCTACAATCAACAAAGATATTTCTACAAACGAAGCCGAGGGCTTAAAAGAAATTTATCGTCGTATTAGGCCGGGCGATTTGGCTACTACTGAAAATGCCAGATCTCTTATTCATTCTATGTTTTTTGATTTTGATCGTTATGATTTTGGTCGGGTTGGTAGATACAAAATCAATTCTAGATTTGCACTAGACATTCCAAATAATAAAAATACCAGAGTCTTACGAAAAGAAGATTTGATTTTGGTGGTCAAAGAAATTATCAAATTAAATCTTAGCCAAGAAGATGCTGATGACATTGATCACTTGGGCAACAGGCGGGTCAGAGCTATCGGAGAACTTGTCCAAAACAGGTTTAGGATTGGCTTGGCTCGTATGGAGCGCATTGTCAAAGACAGGATGAGCACTTTGGACATGACAAGTATTACTCCAAATCAGCTTATCAATGCCCGTCCAGTGATTGGTGTGATCAAAGAATTTTTTATGAGCTCACAACTTTCTCAATTCATGGACCAGGTAAATCCTTTGGCTGAGCTAGAGCACAAACGTCGTTTGTCAGCTATGGGACCAGGTGGTCTATCTCGTGAAAGAGCGGGCTTTGAAGTCCGTGATGTACATCGTACTCACTATGGTCGTATTTGTCCGATTGCCACTCCCGAAGGTCCAAATATCGGACTAGTCGGGCATTTGGCATCTTACGCCAAAGTAAATGATTTTGGTTTTATTGAAACTCCTTTTAGGCGAGTACTTCATGATATAGATAATGATCCAAAGGTAACCACTGATAAAATAGCCAGAGAAGACATCAAAACCCCAGATGGCAAAAAAACAATTGTTGGCGCTGGACAAACTATCACCGCTAGCGTAGCTAAAGAATTGGCCAAGCATACAGAAATTGAAATAGTCCCCATCAAACCATTGGTGACCAATGAAATAGTTTATTTTGATGCTTTTGAAGAGGAAAGATATAACACCGCCGCGGCCACTACACCGATTGATGAAAAAGGTTATTTTATAAATGATTATTCTGAAATTAGAGTTAAGGGAAATCCTACTTATGATAAAGTAGAAAGAATTGATTTGTTGGATGTTGCTCCAAATCAAATTATTTCCATTGCTACATCTTTAATTCCATTTTTGGAACATGACGATGCGGTCAGAGCGCTTATGGGCACAAACATGCAACGTCAGGCAGTTTCGGTTATTCGTCCGCAAGCTCCTGTAGTTGGTACTGGTGTTGAGGCTAAGGCAGCTATGGATTCTGGACAGGTGATTGTAGTCAAAGATGACGGTGAGGTTACTTATGTTGATAGTCGCCGTATTGAAGTAAGCAATAAAAAAGGAGAAACAATAATTTATAACTTAAATAAATTTTCTCGTTCCAATACTTCTACTAGTATGAATCAGCACCCGATAGTTGATAAAGGACAAAAAGTCAAAAAGGGTGAGGTAATTGCTGATGGAGCAGCTACTGATCAAGGAGAGTTGGCTCTAGGCCAAAACATGTTGGTTGCTTATATGACTTGGGATGGAGGAAATTATGAGGATGCTATTTTGATATCAGAAAGAGTTGTAAAAAATGATAATTATACTTCTATTAGTATTGAGGATTACTCTATTGATATCCGTGATACCAAGCTTGGTCCAGAAGTGGTCACTCGTGATATTCCAAATGTCAGCGAAGAAAAATTAAAAGACCTTGATCGTGAAGGAGTAGTCAGAATTGGGGCCAATGTCTCATCGGGAGATATTCTGGTAGGTAAAATTACTCCTAAAGGTGAAACCGAATTGTCAGCTGAAGAAAAACTTTTGCGAGCTATCTTTGGTGAAAAAGCCAAAGACGTCAGAGACACATCTCTTTATTTGAAGCATGGAGAACGAGGTAAGGTAATCGGAGTTAAGGTATTTTCTCGTGATAAGGGTGATAAACTACCGGCCGGAGTAATCAAGACTATTCAGATTACTATTGCTCAACTCAGAAGAGTGCAAGTCGGTGACAAGATGGCCGGCCGACATGGAAATAAAGGTGTAATATCCCGTGTAGTACCAATAGAAGATATGCCATTTTTGGCTGATGGTACACCAGTTGATATTATTTTGAATCCGCTGGGTGTTATTTCTCGTATGAACCTGGGGCAGCTACTAGAAACTCATTTAGGTTTGGCGGCTAGAACCGCTGGCTATAAAGTGGCTAGTCCGGCTCTAAACGGAGTGTCCGAAGAAATCATCAGAGGGGAGCTAGCCAAAGCTGGTTGGCCGGAAGATGGTAAATTGCAATTATATGATGGCCGCACTGGTCAGCCATTTGACAACAAGACAACTGTTGGCGTGGCTTATATGTTGAAACTAAATCATTTGGTAGAAGACAAAATTCATCAGAGGTCTATCGGACCATACTCTCTTGTTACTCAACAACCGTTGGGTGGTAAGGCTCAGTTTGGTGGTCAGCGTTTTGGTGAGATGGAAGTCTGGGCTTTAGAAGCTTATGGTGCTGCCAGCACTTTGCAGGAAATGATAACTATCAAATCTGATGATGTGCCAGGTAGATCCAAGGCTTATGAGTCAATCATCAAAGGTGAACCTATCAAGCGTTTAAATATACCTGAATCATTCAATGTTTTGGTTCGAGAGCTAAAAGGCCTTGGATTGGAAGTAGAGCTCGTCGGAGAAAGAGAGGCCAAGATTGAAGACGTTGACCGGGAAACTCAAGAAATACTCAAAGAAGAAGCTCCTGTTGTAGCTGACTTGAGTTTGTCAGAAGAAGTAGCGTCTGAGTCAGAAAAATAA
- a CDS encoding prepilin-type N-terminal cleavage/methylation domain-containing protein, with protein sequence MFNRKGFTLIELMIVVVILGLLAAIAIPNFISMQNRAMEAKTKGVCHTVQLAVEDYVVRNDGRYPEKVVYFLYLLPAEQLLENAFTNQVTEPRDAIMTDEVPGPGQVFYQPIKQGNINIGYVITGYGADSQQIVELTSGS encoded by the coding sequence ATGTTCAATCGCAAGGGCTTTACTCTCATCGAGCTGATGATCGTTGTGGTCATCCTCGGTCTCCTGGCGGCCATCGCCATCCCCAACTTCATCAGCATGCAGAACCGGGCCATGGAGGCCAAGACCAAGGGCGTCTGCCACACCGTGCAGCTGGCCGTCGAGGACTACGTCGTCAGAAACGACGGTCGCTACCCCGAGAAGGTGGTCTATTTCCTGTATTTGCTGCCCGCTGAGCAACTGCTGGAAAACGCCTTCACTAACCAAGTGACCGAGCCGCGTGACGCGATCATGACCGACGAGGTTCCCGGTCCGGGTCAGGTCTTTTACCAGCCCATCAAGCAAGGGAACATCAACATCGGATATGTCATCACCGGCTACGGAGCTGACAGTCAGCAGATTGTCGAGCTCACCAGTGGCTCCTAG